The Notamacropus eugenii isolate mMacEug1 chromosome 4, mMacEug1.pri_v2, whole genome shotgun sequence DNA window aaataaatgacaaaacagaGAAGAATTTCTGTTAAGTGTTACTTTACTACTTGCTTCATACCCTCCTGTGaattaaacaatttaaaattatttttcttcaaattacCTTTCTTTTCTACAAGCAAAGTGCTCTGTACACAAAACAcaatctttccccccaaaatataAGCACAAAGTCACAATGTgttaacataaaaataaagtggaaTAGTAGCAAATAAGAGGACAGAAATAAGACTAACATTCTACTTCAAGTTGACCTGTTGCTTAGTCAATTACTTGGCGCTCTATTTTCTCTGTGCGTTATTTTCTTCTGCACTGTGATTCTATTAACTAAGTAAATCATGAGCTAAGAAACTATCACTAATAAAAGCATAATAAGTATTTGGGGAAGAAATATCACTGATTTAAAATAGGTTCTAAAGATTAAAAAAGCTAAAATAGACACTGACTACCAACCTTTAcaattgtgaggaaagcactgtTAAACAAAATGTTCTGAGAATATGAATGACTATAAATGCCAATATGTGAAATGGTGACCTTGTACTACGAATCTAACTTAGAGGCACAACTGTGGCATGGtgatataagaatcaagagatctgggttctgATTCTAATTTTGGCTTTCTCTGGTTCTATGACTGGAGAAATCAACTGAGTTTCTTaacaatttccttatctgtaaatagtGGGATTTGGAGTAGGTGGTCTGGAAGATCTCTTCTGGCTCTGTGAGTTTAAGTACTTCACTTTATAGCCCCTCCACAGCTCATTTATACATTCCTGGCCTCTTGAATCAAGCTTCCCTTTAGTTCCATTTGGGAATATAAACGGTCTCTCTATTTCAACAGCCAACAAGTGTGTATCAGAGGAAAGTAACAAAAATTAGTGACAACTTAGCTTTTAATTTaggtaaaagaaaacaatgaacattttgtaaatgaaaaccaaaataacacttaaaaacaattttagtattttaaaagtacataGTTTTGAGGCAACAAAGTTGTAAAAATGCCTTTTTTAGAATATCTTTCTTGTTGACaaattgcgtgtgtgtgtgtatgcgtgtgtgtgtgtatgtatgtacagaaCTACAAAATGGAAGCTAAATTAATTGACAGCATGTATGCCTTTGTGGTTTTCTTAACTGCTTCTTGAATAAGAATAGGTCTGCATCTCTAATGTGAATAGTTCCTAGTATAGGCATACTTCGTTCTTTTgtactgcttttgttttttttttgttttttttttttaacaaactgaAAGTTTGTGGCAACTCTGTGTCTAGCAAGTCTACtggtgccatttttccaacagcgtGTGCTcatagtatatgtctatgtcATATCTGGTAATTCTcccaatatttcaaactttttcattatatctgttatggtgatctgtgatcattgatctttgatgttactactGCAACTGTTTTGGGGCACCACAAACAGCATCCATATAAGACTGCTAAGTTAATAAGATAAATGTtttgtgtgttctgactgctccaccaacCGGCTGTTCTCtgtatctctccctctcctcaggcctctattccctgagacacaacaatattgaggAATTATATAAATTTAGTTGATAAAGCAGTGGCAGAATTTAAGAGGATtgactccaattttgaaagaTCTTGTACTGTGGGTAAAATGCTATCAAACAGCATTGTATGCCACAGAGAAATCTTTTACGAACAGTCAACTGAagcaaattttgttgttgttttattttaagaaattgccacagttaccccaaccttcagcaaccatcACCCcaatcagtcagcagccatcaacactgAGGCAAGAACCTCCATCAGCAAAAAGATTATGACTCACTGAAAACTCATATGATGGTCAGCAATTTTTGcaataaagttatttttaagtTAAGATATAGATGAATTTTTTAGACAAATAATGCACACTTAAAAAACTGCAATATAgtataaacataatttttatatgcaCTGAGAAATCAGAAAATTCCTGTGACATTATTACTTCATTATGATTATTTGCTTTGTTGTGGTGGTCTAAAACCAAACCTGCAACATCTTCAAGGTATACCTGTACAAGAATTACAATTCCTGGAGAATGTCTGCATGATATAATATGTAGACTCAAACTTCTAAGCACCAACAATTATTAatttctgtcacacacacacacacacaaaatttacACAAAGAGAACTTTAAACACAAGCTACGTTACCCTTAAGAGAAAAACTCACCTATAAATATGCTATTTTCATACTGTCGTTTGAATAATGGAAGTTTGTCTGGTTTACAATTCTGAACAGGAATTTCTACTGGAACAGAGTAATCCAATGGCACAAACTTAAGGAAAAAAGTCACAAATATTAAATCTTAACAGTAACAAGAGcatatatccttttttttttttttactacctaCAAAAATACATTAATCACTAAATCACTAAATCATTAAAATTGAtgtattaaatgaaatttttaaaatacaattttgaaacaattcatttttaattgcATTTAGGAGCAAAAGACAAGTTTGCGAgtcttcttgttcttcctcagAGCTACAAATAGCACAGttcaaagatgtaaaaaaaaacaacacactaCTTTGGATAAAGGGATTTTCTCTTATAGCTTAAAACTGTAACTATAAAACTGCACCCAAAAAACTTTTTATAATAGGAAAACCAATAAATTTACTCCTACACAGACACTAttatactatatgtgtgtatacaggcatatacatacatacagacatttacatatacgtatgtgtacatGTCAAATAACTTCTAGGTTAATACAGCAATAAAGTAAGTACTTCTAGATGGaatatttgaaaattgaaaactgaacagaaaatcAGAGAGAAAAGGCTCATAATCCTAATTTATAATTATCATATAGCTGGGCAAATTATTTATTCTTAGCTTTTTCCATAAGTAATGAAGTAGTCATAAAGGTCACAGTTTAAAGGAATAAAgattatatttaaagaaaaatccttACCTCGGAAAGTTGTTTTGGTATGCGAATCTGGTTATGTGGTCTATCATTTATCTGGTATCGTAATGCATCGACTCTACCTCGACGATGACCTTTTGGAATAATTTCTTCACCACGCCACCAATAAAAGTGAACTGGACgtttaaaatctaataaaaatagatatattttctTCTAGTGAACTTAAGTATTTTGGTTCTTACACCATAGACCTCTAATTTTGACATTAAATGCTTGATTAATTAAACATTAAATGCCTAAAGCAAACCAGACATCCTAAtccaaatttaattattttaacaatattttttcaGTGCGTTGAAAGGATTAGGTTTGAGGCTAGTAATTTAACATTAAATTATTCTGATTTAAATACACTGTTGCAGAAGAGGATTCTTGGTGAGAAGCACTAAACTTCTTCACCTACAAAGTAAAAATGCCCGTGGCTACTTGCCTTGTAGGGCTGTCCTGAGAAAAATGATTGGTAAACTTAAAGGTTCTATACAAACGTGAACTATTTTTATTAGTTATTCTGCACCAGCCTCAAGAAAATCTGTTCCTCCTACTTTCTTCATTCTATACCCTTCAATTTTCTCTGGGATTTAGTTACTTAAATTTTTACTTTTGaattttcaatctctctcttgcctcccctctatCTACAAAAATGcaccttctcttcatttttgaatTTAGATCATTCTCTGGTTTTTCTGCATCTGGTTGTATCCTCCTTGTCTTCAACAGCTCTTCTTCCTGTTTCACAAATTAGTGTGTCTTCCAAGGTTCTGTCCCTTTTAATATTTAACTGCCTCTTTACTTTCTCCATATCTCATCTAGTCTCTAGGTGTCAAATGGCATGCATCTCTGTGCATTTGTCCAGCCCAGCAATCACGCTTGCAATGCCCACTCCATCTTCTCCTCTACCTTGGAGAAACATTCCTGTTCTTCAGCACTCAACTCAAAGTATCACTTACTGCACACATCCTTCCTAGATGCCCTAAATGAAGGTGttctctctcacctccactcTTCCCTACTTGATCTGGATCACATCACCACAACCTGGCATTATACTCATCATTAACTCCCCTCAGCCggcagaatataagctctttaagaaaagaaatggttcttattttatctttttatctacaCTACCTAATACAGAGTCTTACACATTGTATAATTTaaggaatgtttgttgaataactGAATCTTGGGAGACTatcaggaaagagggaaaaggagaattaCAAAATGTTGAAGAGCCTTAGCTCTTAGCATTTACATTATGGAGCAAAGGGGGAAGATGGAATAGCAACAGCAGCTTGGAATTAAAAAGTAGGAAATGAATCAAAAGAATGTCCCAGAAggcaagaaaacagaaaatgtaaAGGAGAAATGACTGGTCAGTTGCTAAATGTGGCAGAAACCTCCAGGCAGGATGACTGGAAAAGGGCTATtaagatttggcaattaggagatcaACTACACCTTTGAAAGGGACATTCCAGTACTGTCATGGAAACTGAAGCCAGATTACAAGGGGCAGAAAAATGAGAGGATGGGCtgaagtaaaaatagaaattgtaGAAAGACaataagaaatcaaaggaactaacTTGTTCCTTTGTAAgcaagaagactgaaaatgaaagagaaatagctagaaaaggggcagctgggtggtgcggTGAATAGCGctcaacctggagtcaagaagactcatcttcagaattatgtggcctcagacacttaactagctatgtgaccctaggcaaatcacttaaccctgttggcttcagtttcctcatctctaaaatgagggggataaggaaatggcaaaacattctacTATCTtcgcaaagaaaaccccaaaaggggttgagaagtcaggtatgactgaaaaatgactgaacagtttGAAAAGACATTCCCTTAGTCaagggaaggattttaaaaaaaatgtaggaaTGATCTGTAAGAGTCCATGAAGAGGTAGATATTAAAGAATCAATACAATGTTTGTTAGAACAAGGGCCtgtaaatgaaaggaaataaaagatgagaaaagatatAAAATGGTGAAGGAAGAATGGACTTCCTGTCTCAGTTTTTTGCTGAAAATATGGCAGTAGGGTATTGAAAAGCTATGGAATAAGCACCACATGGAATGTGCTAGGGTTAAGCAACTGAGAGGGTCCAAGCGAGGTTACAAAGCATACATTTATAATGGAtgaaatgaggattttttttattttttccagcaaATTCCAGACCAAAGAAAGCAGATAGGGTGTGCCTAAGGTTGAACAGTAGCAAGGTTGAACTACAGTTTCAGGGAAATGAAGTAGTAGGAGACGACAGAAAAGAAATAGTAGTTGAGGATGGGAATTTGAGATCAAGATGTCAGAAATACAGCAGCTGTAAGGTCTACACTGGTAAAGTGTGGATGGAGGGGACACTGTTAACACTGGCTGACGCAGGGCAATGTAGGAAACTTGAGAAGTCAGAGTTTTAGTTTTTAATTCAGCACAGTGCAGTGAAGCTTCGCATGTGGAATCACTATATTAAGAGCTAGAAAGGgttttagagatgatctagtacagttgtttattttatcatttttaagagCATTTACAAATCTGATCTGTCACTGATAAGGCATCTAACTGCAAATGTGCTCCCTTGCCCTGTACCAAATTATTCAATGAATGCTATTTAATTATGAGAATTCTCATTCTGATAAAAGTCAAATCAGTTGTACATAtaaagccttagttttctcatttttaaaatggacgTGATGCCAACAACTTAAAAGATCTGATAGGAATCCATGCAATCATTTATAAAAGGCTTGATAATTGGGGGCAGGGTAGGTTTCCTTTGAATACAGCACAGAACTATCATAGCATTCTTCTTGATAAAATCCAGACTATATTTGGTCATGGTCCCTTTATCTTGCATTCTAAAAACACAGGTGTTTGAGGCCTATTCAATGTACTCAATGCATCAAGTCGTTAGGTTTTAAGtgcactctctctcctctctctctatatatatacaggCATGCAAATACACAAAGGTATGTatacatttatcatttattttttacatccTTTCTAAATCTCGAGTTTCAAATTGCACAATGGCTTAATTTACAGATCACTTCTCTAGGCCTGTTTGCCCCTGTGACCCTCACAGCACTTTCTTCTAACTTTCATGCACTTTTCATATTCTCTATACTATCCACATTTCTCATCTATCCTCCATAGGAACTGAAATGCCTATGGTCAGTTAGTTACTTATTAGCTGGATCAAAATAAGTTTATTTTAATGTAAGTTTACATAGGATGTGCTTTCAATACCTTTCTAAATAATCCTGCCTCTTCACAACTAGGAGAGTGATTCCATCTCACCAAAGAATCACCGAATGGTAGAGCTAGAAGGGCTTCAGATCTAAAGAAGACCAATGCCTCATTTCAcctgagtaaactgaggctaaatATAAACTGATCTGTCcgaaaaaatctgagttcaaatcagtttCAGAAATGTCCTAGCTATAGGACTctagttgggcaagtcacttaacttctgcccacctcagtttcctcatctgtaaaatggggtgattaaagcacctacttcacaaggctgttgtagagacaacaacaataattattatagttaacatttatattgtgGTTACGATGCACCAGGCACTAAAAGTGCTAATCCCTTGAAAactgtcatttgatcctcacagtgggACACCCAGTGTTCCACTGCTACTGTCAGGGgaaggactggaactcaggtcttcctgactccaggctctgcccTCCATCCACCGCATTATCTGGTTACAAAGTTACAATGGCTGCTATTATCATAATTACCATTATTTGTTCAAGGTTATTTTGTTTCTAAGTGTCAAGGTCTGGGACCTTACAGCCTGCACCTGAGACGTGCCAGGATGCCACAAACACCACCTGGGTGGCCCTCTGGGACAGAGCCGggtctggaaccaggaagaccagaGCCCAAATCTGACCAATGACTTGGCTGGGTTGGGGCAAGCTGCTGAACCTGCTTGTCTCGGTTTCggggtctgtaaaatgaggataacaacgGCCTCTCCTTCCCAGCTTGGTTTTTGAGCATCACGTGAGATACCTGTAAAGCTGTATCCAAGTATCAGCTACTACTATTACTTTTTCCGTTATCATTATTGGGGCGCCCTCATGGAAAAGAACGTCCCTCGCTTGGTGTAATGGCCCTCAGAATCCGCTGGTTGTAATCCCTGAGCTTCCCCGGGGTGTGAAGTAACGTTTCCTCATGggcaggagggaagagaagaggaggtaaCGGGGACGGAAGGCTGGGAAGGGGACGGCAGGCTGGGGGCGGGGCCGGCGGGCGGCACTCACCCAGGGCCGCGGCGGCGAGGCTCGGGTTGTGGGGGGTCAGCAGCCCGGTCAGGGAGGCCACGAGCTGATGGAGGAAGGGCGAGGCCACGGCCTCCTGCTCCCGATAGAGCGGGGCCCGCTGCTTGCGCTTCAGGTGGAAATGCTCCTGCAGGAGGCAGTCGCACACGGCCGAGCGCAGCGGGGCCAGGTCGGCCGGGCCTCCGGGCTCGCCGGGGCCGGGGGGCGGGGGCAGGGGCAGGCCGCTCAGGTAGGCGGTCTTGGTGAAGCTCTGGTACCAGCGGTCGGCGTGGAGGGCGAAGGTCTGCGGGTACACCACGTACTTGAGGCGCTGCAGCTTCGTGAGCACGCGCAGCTTGGCTTCCACCGAGGGCGCGTCGTGCGCCTCCTGATGCCACCGGTCCACCCGACGCTGCCGGGCCGCCTTGCTTTTCGCCGTCAGCGAGGCCACCACCGGCGGGTACCGCGCCGCCGAAGCCACGACCTCAGCCGCGGGAGTGGCGATCTCGGCCGCGGTGTGCAGCGCCCGGCCGCCCGGCCGCAACCTAACCCGAATGGAGGCCGCCATCTTCGTTCCGAGGGCGGGGGTGGAGCTGCGAGGCCGACGATTGGACCGGCTTGCGCGTAGACGCTAAGTAACGAGCCGACCAATCGGAAAGCAAAGTCTCGAGTGCGGCCGTGCGTAAGGACGTAGTGTAAGGGGTTAACGCGACGGAATGACGTCATTAAACGCGGAGCCAATGAAACTTTTCCCTTAGCTCGGGTCTTCCCGGGGGCGGGATTTTCGGAGCCGAACCCTCTAAATCCGTCTGGTCTTGTCTTCCCGGCAGGAGTCCAACGTCACTTAGAGTGCAGTCTGGAATGGCCAAGGTCGTCTAGTGCAGCGGCTCAGCCTTTCTTCCCTTGGACTTCTTTGGCAATCTGGCGAAACCTGTGGactcctcaattaaaaaaaaaataggaatcgATTGGATCGCAATCCAGGTagcacaatatatttttaaagagcaCCCCGACCCCAGATTAGGAGCCCTGGCCGTTAACAGCCCCTCTTTTTACTGAGGAAAGTGAAGTCCAGTCAGGCAGATGGTAGGAGGCAGATGGGGGATCCCCTGGTACTAAAGTCATTGCCTCTGGAGCTGGGAGGGATGGAGCTCCTCATCACTAGTAAACCCCACTCATTGTGTTACGTGAAAGGAAACAGTTCcccaagagtttaagtgactggggaaatacatttaaagaataaattggaatggattaattagaaaaataaatatattaatagtataattaaattggaaaatattgattataatatattaattttgCATAATTCATAATATAATCCAATTAATCATTGGAATATTTTAATTCATCAAAGTAAAGAGTCAGTAGAGTTTAGTGAGAAGAGCTCTGGATTTTTAGTCCTATGTCAAGTCTGCAAATAAATAACTGGAGGCCCAGAGGTTGTGCAACTGCTGTTCACTTGAAAAATACCAAAGAACAGATCCAGGTTATCACAATTAACCATAATTAActctaagaaataaaacaaagagctaACAGCGGCCATGAGCAAAAAGCTTTATTCCATGGGAGGAAAACTAGACACATGTGCCAGGGTGTCCTCTAGCAGGAGATGTGGCCAAATCTCAATACTCAGTGATctgtagccctgacaatgagggATAACAGCAACTATGAGGCAAATTGGATTTATGACTGGAACATGTGTCCTGTAGGTAGCTgagttcatccagagggtgagcactAAAGATCGTTTTTATGCTAAGCTCAGGGCACATCTTGCCtcctgggccttagctctggaaaacaggctCTCTCCTCATAGTAAAAAAGAGAAGGGTGGTCTTCTAATGGGCATCCTGACCCCTGAAACTGGGATTCAAGTCCCTCTCTTCAGCCCCTCATTTGCTTTGCATACTGAGGCAAGCCTTtggcctctctgggcttcagtttcccttgAAGCATCAGGATAGGATCCAGATTGGCATCCATGTCCTCATCCCTTATGTATGGGTGCACACCATAGATCAGATGTGGATCTCCTTCTCTCTACATACTCCTTGGGTGCTCTAATCATAATCTGCTCCCATAGGTTCAACTATCATTGTAGATAACTTCCAATGACATCTCTCCCTCATCACCAACTGACTGCAGAGCATTCCCTCCTGTATATCCTATTGGCGTCTCAAGTCCATAACAGAACTATTCATTCTCATAAAGTGCTCTTCTATTCTTCCATGTTTCTGTCAAGTGCACTCAGGTGCCCTATCCACCTCCctgaaattaatttatatttgctTGTCCGTGCATAAGttgttcctctctcctctccccagcagaatataagttctttgaagtcAGGGGCTGCTTTGTTTGGACCTTTGTCTCCCCAGTATCTTGACTCTTAGTTCTCCCTGAACCCTCATACCCTTGTTGACAAGTCCTGTCAATTCATTCTCCACAGCAGCTCTGATAtccatccttttctctccactcatatcATCTGGGCCCTAATTCATGTCCTCATAATGTCTTGACTGTACTATTGCAGTCACCTCTCAGTCATCAAACTCTCagctctccaattcatcctccacacagctgccaattTGAAATTCGTAAGGCATGTATCTGTTACACTTCTCTGCTCAGGAAGCTTCAGTGACTTCCTGTtgcttccaggataaaatataaactcttccattTATCATCTAAAGCCAGTCTAGTTCCAACCTATTTTTCCATTACTGACCATGCATTATTTCTTTTCACATACTTTATATTGCAatctagtaaacatttattaagtgcctactgtatgccaagcactatttttaagtgctggggatataataataaaaagacagTACCTACCTTCAAAGCACTTACAATGTAAAAGGGACACAACATACCAAAGGAGGCAAGAGTGGGAGGCCGGGGAGAGATGGGATA harbors:
- the MRPS30 gene encoding large ribosomal subunit protein mL65 codes for the protein MAASIRVRLRPGGRALHTAAEIATPAAEVVASAARYPPVVASLTAKSKAARQRRVDRWHQEAHDAPSVEAKLRVLTKLQRLKYVVYPQTFALHADRWYQSFTKTAYLSGLPLPPPPGPGEPGGPADLAPLRSAVCDCLLQEHFHLKRKQRAPLYREQEAVASPFLHQLVASLTGLLTPHNPSLAAAALDFKRPVHFYWWRGEEIIPKGHRRGRVDALRYQINDRPHNQIRIPKQLSEFVPLDYSVPVEIPVQNCKPDKLPLFKRQYENSIFIGTRLADPCCYGHTQFHLLPDKIKRERLLKDNRADQIEVGYRANAIASLFAWTGAQAMYQGFWSEADVTRPFVSQGVVTDGKYFAFFCYQLNTLALTVQADQNNPRKNICWGTESRPLFEVIEDGDVKGFNDELLLQLVQFLMNRPEEYRSEVL